Within the Beduinella massiliensis genome, the region GAAGGAAGGTATCCATCCGAAGTACCAGAAGGCGATCGTCCGCTGCGCTTGCGGCGAGACGTTTGAAACCGGCTCCACCAAGAAGGAACTGAAGGTTGAAATCTGCTCCAAGTGCCATCCGTTCTTCACCGGCAAGCAGAAGCTGGTAGACACCGGCGGACGCGTGGATCGTTTCAAGAAGCGCTATGGCATGTAAAAATGCACATAAAAGGGTCGCTTTGGCCGGATAGACGCCGTGCCGAAGTCGCCCTTTTTTGTTGGGAAAATCATTTGGCGCCGCCGTAAGGCAAAATGCGGGGCGTCCTTTGCGCTATGCCGGTATTTGTTAGGAAAGAATCCGCGCGGTCAGCAGGGTTTTGAATCGCGTTTATAGAATATTCGCACTTTATGGTATAGGGCGTAATGCCCGAAACGTGAACGGAATCGTTTGAATGAAAGAGGTGTTTGGAAATTATGAATAAAGAAACGAAACAGAGGGTAGACATCGGCGGCCAGGCGGTCATGGAGGGCGTCATGATGAAGTCGCCCGACGCCATCGCGGTCGCGGTGCGCCAGTCGGATGGCGGCATCGTCGTGGACCGCGAGGACTACGTGCCCGCCGCCAGGAAGCACAAGTGGATGGGTTGGCCCATCGTGCGCGGGTGCGTCAACATGGTTTCGATGCTGGTGATGGGCATGGGGGTGCTCAACAAGTCCACGCAGATGCTGGGCGTGCTCGACGAGGAGCCCTCCAAGTTTGAAAAATGGCTCTCTGAAAAGCTGGGCGCGAACATCGACAAGGTCGTGATGGGCGTCGCTGCGGTGCTGGCGGTCTGCCTGAGCCTGCTGCTGTTCGTCATGCTGCCCTCCGGCGCGGCGACGCTGGTCGGCCGCGTAGTCGACAACGCCATCGTCATCAACCTGTGCGGCGGCGTCGTGCGTATCGCGATCCTGATCGCCTACATCTGGCTGATCGGCCTCATGCCCGACATGCGCCGCGTCTTTCAATACCACGGTGCGGAGCACAAGACCGTCTATTGCCACGAGGCGGGCCTGCCCCTGACCCCTGAAAACGCGCGCCAGTTTTCGCGCCTGCATCCGCGCTGCGGCACATCGTTCCTGCTGCTGGTCATGGTCATCAGCATTTTGGTCGGTTCGGTCGCGGATCAGGTCATTATCGCGCTGACCTCGATTGAAAAGCTGTCCTTCGGCCTGCGCTTTCTGCGCAGCCTGCTGATCCTGCCGCTCATCGCGGGCATTTCCTACGAAGCGCTCAAGGGCCTTGCGCACAGCGAGCACCCCGTGGTGCGCGCGCTGCGCTGGCCGGGCCTGATGATGCAGTACCTGACCACCCGCGAACCCGACGATGAGATGCTGGAGGTGGCCATCGCCTCGATGAAGGCGGCGCTGGGTACGGTGGAGGACGCGGCGCCCGCCAAACAGTGGACTCCGGAGGAGGCCTCGCAGACCGTGCAGGCCGCAGCGAAATGACGATACGGGAAGCCCTGCAGCAAGCGTCTGCGCGCCTTGGGCGCGCAGGCGCTTTGGACGCCCGTCTGGACGCTTTATGGATGCTCTGTGAGACGACCGGGAAGACGCGCACGGACCTGTTCCTTTCGAGCGGGGACGCGCTATCGAAGGCGCAGGACGCGCGCTTTGAGGCGATGCTCCAGCGCCGCGAGGCGGG harbors:
- the rpmE gene encoding 50S ribosomal protein L31, which codes for MKEGIHPKYQKAIVRCACGETFETGSTKKELKVEICSKCHPFFTGKQKLVDTGGRVDRFKKRYGM
- a CDS encoding DUF1385 domain-containing protein, yielding MNKETKQRVDIGGQAVMEGVMMKSPDAIAVAVRQSDGGIVVDREDYVPAARKHKWMGWPIVRGCVNMVSMLVMGMGVLNKSTQMLGVLDEEPSKFEKWLSEKLGANIDKVVMGVAAVLAVCLSLLLFVMLPSGAATLVGRVVDNAIVINLCGGVVRIAILIAYIWLIGLMPDMRRVFQYHGAEHKTVYCHEAGLPLTPENARQFSRLHPRCGTSFLLLVMVISILVGSVADQVIIALTSIEKLSFGLRFLRSLLILPLIAGISYEALKGLAHSEHPVVRALRWPGLMMQYLTTREPDDEMLEVAIASMKAALGTVEDAAPAKQWTPEEASQTVQAAAK